The DNA segment GTTACAATGCATAAGAGCTTGGCTAGATGCATATTCTCAACAAGAATTTATACGCTTTGCAATTATAGATAAATCACTATGTAAAGCTATTGGAACAGTAGAAATGTTTGGTTATGTTGGTAAATGTAAAAACAAAACAGGAATACTCCGAGTTGATGTGTCTTCTGAATACGAAATTGAAAATAACTTAAATGAAATATTTAGTGTTTGTAACGAGAATTTTTTTAATTTGTTTGAGGTTGATATAATTGCAACTAAGGCAATACCTGAAGCTGTTGAAAGATGGCAAACATTATTAAAACTAGGCTTCAGTGAAGGCAAGGTATATGAAGGAGAACACTATTATTTGAGTTCAAAATAAGCATAATCTACATTAAACTAAATACTAAATATTCTTTAATAAGGAA comes from the Clostridium sp. TW13 genome and includes:
- a CDS encoding GNAT family N-acetyltransferase, which gives rise to MQNPYKICPTFETETFILRLVSEEDSEGLLKCYSDNKAQKIFNCDRCTGDFCMYTIEDMLQCIRAWLDAYSQQEFIRFAIIDKSLCKAIGTVEMFGYVGKCKNKTGILRVDVSSEYEIENNLNEIFSVCNENFFNLFEVDIIATKAIPEAVERWQTLLKLGFSEGKVYEGEHYYLSSK